One segment of Candidatus Hydrogenedentota bacterium DNA contains the following:
- a CDS encoding SUMF1/EgtB/PvdO family nonheme iron enzyme, producing the protein MGTVPKRRAVIVGVNGHEGWDFMPLKYAVQDASRMHALLQRIHETSPFDDIELLLDPSDHAVRQAVIRAVKGNKPGEELGAGDLFVFYFSGHGKRERGGKYLMLCPQAERTVLESQGTNGTVTDAFLKNIVAEGSFDCLLVYDACRSVLEVPAQGIKDGAPAKRLMDGERNLKDTVAARKTKGKGVCATVYSCRDGEQACELEKLKGGLFTCSFEAVVRRRLSAGDRVLIDNDLVLKEVFAQMKSYGGAEAHAPGFYCEGGGGIVLAEGAQTESRFKPAAPVSGRVVVLEPPRLHITTRPSGARVWVDGKLQGAAPAAVELDAGQHAVRVEQEGYAAWGRRIQFDGQGDVWLEVALVALPQEPEPGEVRVFEGGEFAWIPAGTFEMGSKLSPERVIATYGGKAEWKRLHEDEHPRHTVTLTRGFWLATKEVTVGQFRAFADAAGYQTDAEKGGSGFTLNLETCSWGDTKGASWRNPGWVLEDRQPAVLVSWNDAVAYCEWLSRKTGETYRLPTEAQWEYACRAGTDTEFWWGDRMEDGRGCLNGADETKLPNGSQWDYRFPFSDGYWNVSPVGSFKANRWGLYDMHGNVWEWCSDWFG; encoded by the coding sequence ATGGGAACAGTGCCAAAACGCCGCGCAGTCATCGTGGGAGTCAACGGACACGAAGGCTGGGACTTCATGCCGCTGAAGTATGCGGTGCAGGACGCAAGCCGGATGCACGCGCTGCTCCAGCGGATTCATGAGACCAGCCCGTTCGATGATATTGAATTGCTGCTGGACCCCTCGGACCATGCAGTCCGGCAAGCGGTTATCCGCGCCGTGAAAGGGAACAAGCCCGGGGAAGAACTGGGAGCAGGCGACCTGTTCGTCTTCTATTTTTCCGGTCATGGCAAGCGCGAGCGGGGCGGCAAATACCTGATGCTGTGTCCTCAGGCGGAACGGACGGTGCTCGAGTCGCAAGGCACGAACGGTACGGTTACGGATGCGTTCCTGAAGAACATCGTGGCGGAAGGGTCGTTCGACTGCCTTCTCGTCTATGACGCGTGCAGAAGCGTGCTTGAGGTTCCGGCGCAGGGCATAAAGGACGGGGCTCCGGCCAAGAGGCTGATGGACGGCGAGCGAAACCTGAAAGACACGGTGGCAGCGCGCAAGACCAAGGGCAAGGGCGTCTGCGCGACGGTCTATTCCTGCCGCGACGGCGAGCAGGCGTGTGAACTGGAGAAGCTGAAAGGGGGACTCTTCACCTGTTCGTTCGAGGCGGTGGTCCGGCGCCGGCTCAGCGCGGGCGACCGGGTGCTTATCGACAATGACCTCGTTCTGAAAGAAGTATTCGCGCAAATGAAGAGCTATGGAGGCGCTGAGGCACACGCGCCGGGGTTCTACTGCGAAGGCGGCGGCGGGATTGTCCTTGCGGAGGGCGCGCAGACGGAAAGCCGATTCAAGCCGGCGGCCCCGGTTTCGGGCCGGGTGGTGGTGTTGGAGCCGCCGCGCCTGCACATCACGACGCGTCCTTCGGGCGCGCGGGTTTGGGTGGATGGCAAGTTGCAGGGGGCTGCTCCGGCGGCCGTGGAACTCGATGCGGGCCAGCACGCCGTGCGCGTGGAGCAAGAAGGTTATGCGGCCTGGGGGCGCCGCATTCAGTTCGACGGGCAGGGCGACGTGTGGCTGGAAGTCGCGCTCGTGGCGCTGCCGCAGGAGCCGGAGCCGGGCGAGGTGCGGGTGTTCGAGGGGGGCGAGTTTGCGTGGATACCGGCGGGGACGTTCGAGATGGGCTCGAAGCTGAGCCCTGAGCGGGTCATCGCTACGTACGGCGGCAAGGCGGAATGGAAGCGGCTTCACGAGGATGAGCACCCGCGGCATACGGTAACGCTGACTCGGGGATTCTGGCTGGCGACGAAGGAGGTGACGGTGGGGCAGTTCCGGGCCTTCGCGGACGCGGCGGGCTACCAGACGGACGCTGAGAAAGGCGGCTCGGGATTTACGCTGAATCTGGAGACCTGTTCGTGGGGAGACACGAAGGGCGCATCGTGGCGGAATCCGGGCTGGGTTTTGGAAGACCGTCAGCCGGCGGTGCTGGTGAGCTGGAACGATGCGGTGGCGTATTGCGAGTGGCTGAGCCGGAAGACGGGTGAGACGTACCGGCTGCCCACGGAGGCGCAGTGGGAGTACGCGTGCCGCGCGGGTACGGATACGGAGTTCTGGTGGGGCGACCGGATGGAGGACGGCCGGGGCTGCCTGAACGGCGCGGACGAGACGAAGCTGCCGAACGGCAGCCAGTGGGACTACCGCTTCCCGTTTTCCGATGGGTACTGGAACGTGTCGCCGGTGGGGAGTTTCAAGGCAAACCGCTGGGGTCTGTACGACATGCACGGGAACGTATGGGAATGGTGCTCGGACTGGTTTGG
- a CDS encoding response regulator, which produces MRVQPRVLIIDDEQDVREVVGAVFEAHAWETMTAENGELGLILAAREHPDLIVLDLRLPDKDGFAVFKELRGDARTRDIAVIILSAVNTYELGVRHDELSVSHTLGVRPPEAFLNKPVDCEQLISLAGKILG; this is translated from the coding sequence TTGAGAGTACAGCCTAGAGTCCTCATCATTGACGATGAACAAGACGTGCGCGAGGTGGTCGGGGCCGTTTTCGAGGCGCATGCGTGGGAGACGATGACGGCGGAAAACGGTGAACTGGGCCTCATTCTCGCTGCGCGAGAACATCCCGATTTGATCGTGCTGGACCTCAGGCTGCCGGACAAGGATGGGTTCGCCGTGTTCAAGGAATTGCGCGGAGACGCCCGCACGCGGGACATTGCCGTGATTATCCTGAGCGCCGTGAATACGTATGAACTTGGGGTGCGTCACGACGAGCTGTCCGTGTCGCATACCTTGGGGGTGCGGCCGCCGGAAGCCTTTCTGAATAAACCGGTGGATTGTGAACAGTTGATTTCCCTCGCGGGGAAGATTCTGGGATGA